In Chaetodon trifascialis isolate fChaTrf1 chromosome 6, fChaTrf1.hap1, whole genome shotgun sequence, one DNA window encodes the following:
- the tars1 gene encoding threonine--tRNA ligase 1, cytoplasmic, with product MSDQTVVEKMSELQVDAGKKGGTESGKDGGKKKAKSAAGDSGGKAELSPPPQYIEERLTLYTKLKAEHEALMAERAAKNSRAIKVTLPDGKVVDAESWKTTPYQVACGISQGLADNTVIAKVNSSVWDLDRPLEDDCSLQLLKFDDEEAQAVYWHSSAHILGEAMERVYGGCLCYGPPIDNGFYYDMFLDNNEGVSSNDFPCLENLCKKIIKEKQPFERLEIKKETLLDMFKYNKFKCRILNEKVTTPTTTVYRCGPLIDLCRGPHVRHTGKIKALKVHKNSSTYWEGKADMETLQRIYGISFPDPKMLKEWEKFQEDAKNRDHRKLGREQDLFFFHDLSPGSCFFLPKGAFLYNTLIEFIRSEYRKRGFQEVVTPNIYNSKLWQTSGHWQHYSENMFSFEVEKETFALKPMNCPGHCLMFDHRPRSWRELPLRMADFGVLHRNELSGALTGLTRVRRFQQDDAHIFCSMDQIEEEIKGCLDFLRTVYEVFGFTFKLNLSTRPEKFLGDPAVWDQAEKQLENSLNEFGEKWVLNPGDGAFYGPKIDIQIKDAIGRYHQCATIQLDFQLPIRFDLTFVSHDGDDKKRPVIIHRAILGSVERMIAILTENYGGKWPLWLSPRQVMVVPVGPTCEEYAQKVKQDFHHSGFMTDVDLDAGCTLNKKIRNAQLAQYNFILVVGEKEKTSNTVNVRTRDNKVHGERSVEECIERLKQLKTSRSRNAEEDF from the exons atGTCGGACCAGACTGTCGTGGAGAAAATGAGCGAATTGCAAGTGGACGCCGGAAAAAAG GGAGGAACTGAAAGCGgtaaagatggaggaaagaagaaggCTAAAAGTGCTGCTGGAGACTCTGGAGGCAAGGCTGAG CTGTCGCCTCCACCTCAGTACATTGAGGAGCGTCTTACTTTGTACACAAAACTGAAAGCTGAGCATGAAGCCCTGATGGCAGAGAGGGCTGCAAAGAATAGCCGAGCCATCAAGGTGACCCTGCCCGATGGAAAGGTAGTGGATGCTGAGTCCTGGAAGACCACGCCGTACCAGGTGGCCTGTGGGATCAG CCAAGGCCTCGCCGACAACACAGTGATTGCAAAAGTGAACAGTAGCGTGTGGGACTTGGACAGACCTTTGGAGGACGACTGCAGCCTTCAGTTGCTCAAGTTTGATGACGAAGAGGCTCAAGCT GTTTACTGGCACTCCAGCGCTCATATCTTGGGTGAGGCCATGGAGAGGGTGTATGGAGGCTGCCTCTGCTACGGTCCCCCCATTGACAATGGCTTCTATTACGATATGTTCCTGGACAACAATGA GGGTGTATCGAGCAATGACTTCCCATGTCTGGAGAACTTGTGCAAGAAAATTATCAAGGAGAAGCAGCcatttgagaggctggagaTAAAGAAGGAGACTCTGCTGGACATGTTCAAG TACAACAAGTTTAAGTGCCGCATCCTGAATGAGAAGGTCACCACTCCCACTACCACAGTTTACAG GTGTGGTCCTTTAATCGACTTGTGTCGGGGGCCCCATGTGAGACATACTGGGAAAATCAAGGCACTCAAGGTTCACAAG AATTCGTCTACATACTGGGAGGGGAAGGCGGACATGGAAACCCTCCAGAGAATCTACGGAATCTCCTTCCCTGACCCCAAAATGCTCAAAGAGTGGGAGAAGTTTCAGGAGGATGCCAAGAACAGAGATCACCGCAAACTAGGCCGG gAGCAGGACCTGTTCTTCTTCCATGATCTGAGTCCAGGGAGCTGCTTCTTCCTGCCGAAGGGAGCCTTCCTCTACAACACCCTGATTGAATTCATCAGA AGTGAGTACAGGAAGAGGGGTTTCCAGGAGGTGGTGACGCCCAACATCTACAACAGTAAGCTGTGGCAGACCTCTGGACACTGGCAACACTACAGCGAGAACATGTTCTCCTTCGAGGTAGAGAAGGAGACCTTCGCCCTCAAACCCATGAACTGCCCGGGACACTG TCTGATGTTTGATCACCGGCCTCGCTCTTGGAGGGAGTTGCCCCTTCGCATGGCAGACTTTGGCGTCCTGCACAGGAATGAGCTGTCAGGAGCTCTGACCGGCCTCACCCGCGTCCGCCGCTTCCAGCAGGATGATGCTCATATCTTCTGCTCCATGGATCAG ATTGAGGAGGAGATCAAGGGCTGCCTGGACTTCCTGCGGACTGTGTATGAAGTGTTTGGCTTCACTTTCAAACTCAACCTGTCCACAAGACCAGAGAAGTTCCTGGGGGACCCGGCCGTCTGGGACCAAGCAGAAAAG cAACTGGAGAACAGCTTGAACGAGTTCGGGGAGAAATGGGTTCTGAACCCCGGTGATGGAGCTTTTTATGGACCAAAG ATCGACATTCAGATCAAGGATGCCATCGGCCGGTACCATCAGTGTGCCACAATCCAGCTTGACTTCCAGCTCCCCATCCGCTTTGATCTCACCTTTGTCAG CCATGACGGTGACGACAAAAAGAGACCAGTGATCATCCACAGAGCTATCCTGGGATCAGTCGAGAGGATGATCGCTATTCTGACTGAAAACTACGGAGGCAAATG GCCGCTGTGGCTCTCTCCTCGCCAAGTGATGGTTGTACCTGTGGGACCGACCTGTGAGGAGTACGCTCAGAAG GTCAAGCAGGATTTTCACCACAGCGGCTTCATGACTGACGTGGATCTCGATGCTGGCTGCACTCTGAACAAGAAGATCAGAAATGCACAGTTGGCGCAGTACAACTTCATACTGG TGgtgggagagaaggagaagacgAGTAACACCGTGAATGTGCGCACCCGGGATAACAAAGTCCACGGCGAGCGCTCTGTGGAGGAGTGCATCGAGCGTCTGAAACAGCTCAAGACCAGCAGGAGCCGAAACGCTGAAGAGGACTTCTGA